Proteins encoded by one window of Planktothrix tepida PCC 9214:
- a CDS encoding glycosyltransferase family 4 protein has product MHIAWLGKKSPFCGNVTYSREITNALLDRGHRVSFLHFAHEATNDRTPEWQLENGSWKISTRDKNSKVTPFPMTQEVSLPCLYKSQVYTIPTLSSSKVLTESLQRLKPDIVHASLTLSPLDFVLPEICAELNIPLVATFHTPFDHKLRNIKSGTQHLTYQIYAPFLANYDRVIVFSQVQREMLNRLGVAKHRVAVIPNGVDVEKYSPGPSRFKEELGADRVFVYQGRLATEKNVESLLKAWKKSEMGPGCLLVIVGDGPLEASLQASYNGEEGIIWFGFVGDEDRRIEILRGADVFVLPSMVEGLSISLLEAMSCGTACVATDAGADGEVMEGGAGIIMKTQGVTSQLRTLLPLLRDHPEMIPIVGQKARQRVLERYTLSQNITQLEHLYRDLVQEQRLEFSHVV; this is encoded by the coding sequence ATGCACATTGCTTGGCTTGGAAAAAAATCACCCTTTTGCGGTAACGTTACTTATTCTAGGGAAATCACGAACGCCCTGTTAGACCGGGGCCATCGAGTCAGCTTTCTGCACTTTGCCCATGAAGCAACGAATGACCGCACCCCTGAATGGCAACTGGAAAATGGCAGTTGGAAAATTTCTACACGGGACAAAAATAGTAAGGTGACACCCTTCCCCATGACTCAGGAGGTGTCTTTGCCTTGTCTGTATAAGTCCCAAGTTTATACAATTCCCACCCTCAGTTCCAGCAAAGTCCTAACGGAGTCTCTACAACGGTTGAAACCGGATATTGTTCATGCGTCCCTGACCCTTTCACCGTTAGATTTCGTTTTACCTGAAATTTGTGCAGAACTGAATATTCCTTTAGTAGCGACATTTCACACCCCTTTTGACCACAAATTACGCAATATCAAATCGGGAACCCAACATTTAACGTATCAAATCTACGCGCCGTTTTTGGCGAACTATGACCGTGTAATTGTCTTTTCCCAAGTCCAACGGGAAATGCTCAACCGTTTGGGAGTCGCGAAACATCGGGTTGCTGTGATTCCTAATGGCGTAGATGTGGAGAAATATTCTCCAGGGCCATCCCGGTTTAAGGAAGAATTGGGTGCAGACCGGGTTTTCGTTTATCAAGGCCGTTTAGCAACGGAAAAAAATGTAGAGTCCCTGCTCAAAGCTTGGAAAAAGTCGGAAATGGGGCCAGGTTGTCTCTTAGTGATCGTCGGTGATGGGCCGTTAGAAGCTTCGTTACAAGCCTCTTATAACGGAGAAGAGGGGATTATCTGGTTTGGGTTCGTGGGAGATGAAGACCGACGGATTGAAATTCTGCGGGGGGCGGATGTGTTTGTGTTACCGTCGATGGTGGAAGGGTTATCGATTTCGTTATTAGAGGCGATGTCCTGTGGGACGGCTTGTGTGGCGACGGATGCGGGGGCCGATGGGGAAGTCATGGAAGGCGGCGCCGGAATTATTATGAAGACTCAAGGCGTTACGTCCCAACTGCGAACCCTATTACCGTTGTTACGAGATCATCCTGAAATGATTCCCATTGTCGGTCAAAAAGCCCGTCAACGGGTTTTAGAACGTTATACCCTCAGCCAAAATATTACCCAATTAGAACATCTCTATCGAGATTTGGTTCAAGAACAACGTTTAGAATTCAGCCATGTTGTTTAA
- a CDS encoding DUF1823 family protein produces the protein MAQFLELPPLTSDTIWAIINEEIDDTMVNQLVWYYLGYQYNPETDQWDGTNADPHWKQDYPEPPDFIESRPATIKLTRSIPAENKQMLKETLGFKGYKIGEFTPRHTRRATMANWLLSQMRIMKLI, from the coding sequence ATGGCTCAATTTCTTGAACTTCCCCCCTTGACTTCTGATACCATTTGGGCAATTATCAACGAAGAAATTGATGATACAATGGTTAATCAATTGGTTTGGTATTATTTAGGATATCAATATAATCCTGAAACCGATCAATGGGATGGAACAAATGCTGATCCTCATTGGAAACAAGACTATCCAGAACCTCCTGATTTTATTGAAAGTCGTCCAGCAACAATAAAATTAACTCGTTCTATCCCTGCTGAAAATAAACAAATGTTAAAGGAAACATTGGGTTTTAAAGGTTATAAAATTGGAGAATTTACTCCCCGACATACCCGACGAGCAACGATGGCAAATTGGTTATTATCTCAAATGAGAATTATGAAATTAATCTAA
- a CDS encoding ATP-dependent Clp protease ATP-binding subunit, giving the protein MFEYFSDKAIKAVMLSQEEARRLGHNFVGTEQLLVGLISEGSNVAAKILVAQGLVLRDVQKEVEAIIGRGSGFVPVEIPFTPRAKRIFEMAMKEARQMGNNYIGPEHLLLGLLQDNEGVAAKVLENLGVDRSQLRTEVIKALGEETTVSAAGSGRRGSAKTATLDEFGTNLTQLAAEGKLDPMIGREREIERVIQILGRRTKNNPVLVGEPGVGKTAIAEGLAQRIVNNDVPDVLENKQVISLSMGTLVAGTRFRGEFEERLKTIVEEIRTAGNIILVIDELHTMVGAGAIEGTMDASNMLKPALARGELQCLGATTLDEYRKYIERDAALERRFQPVMVGEPSVEETVEILFGLRRAYEQHHQLTISDQALYAAATLSDRYISDRFLPDKAIDLIDEAGSRVRVMNSKVPPELRELKRELTKVIAEKETAVKLQDFDKASQLRDRELEIKDKLETPSEKVNSASGSLIVTEEDIADVLAAWTGIPVNKLTESESVKLLKLEDILHQRLIGQHEAVNAVSRAIRRARVGLKNPNRPIASFIFSGPTGVGKTELTKALAAYFFGSEEAMIRLDMSEYMERHTVSKLIGSPPGFVGYDEGGQLTEAVRRRPYTVVLFDEIEKAHPDVFNLLLQILEDGRLTDAKGRVVSFKNTLIIMTSNVGSKVIEKGGGGLGFEWSASEEDQQYNRIRNLVNEELKQYFRPEFLNRLDEIIVFRQLQKSEVKEIADILLRELLARLTEREITLTVSERFKEHLVNVGFDPKYGARPLRRAIMNLLEDVLAEALLAGTLKDGDSALVDLDADGKVIILPGEQALNSMSEYAITHS; this is encoded by the coding sequence ATGTTTGAATATTTTTCTGATAAAGCAATTAAGGCGGTGATGTTATCTCAGGAAGAAGCGCGACGCCTGGGACATAACTTTGTGGGAACCGAACAACTGTTAGTCGGTTTAATTAGCGAAGGCAGCAATGTAGCCGCTAAAATACTGGTAGCCCAAGGGTTAGTCCTGCGCGACGTACAGAAAGAAGTTGAAGCCATTATTGGTCGGGGATCAGGTTTTGTCCCGGTTGAAATTCCCTTTACCCCTAGGGCGAAACGCATCTTTGAAATGGCGATGAAAGAAGCTCGCCAAATGGGGAATAACTATATTGGCCCAGAACATCTGTTATTAGGATTATTGCAGGATAACGAAGGCGTTGCCGCCAAAGTCCTAGAAAATCTGGGCGTTGACCGTTCTCAACTGCGTACCGAAGTTATTAAAGCTTTAGGGGAGGAAACAACGGTTTCCGCCGCAGGAAGCGGTCGTCGGGGTTCTGCTAAAACAGCCACCTTAGATGAATTTGGCACGAACTTAACACAATTAGCCGCCGAAGGTAAACTCGATCCAATGATCGGTCGGGAACGGGAAATTGAGCGGGTGATCCAAATTCTCGGTCGGCGGACGAAAAATAACCCTGTGTTAGTTGGGGAACCCGGCGTTGGGAAAACAGCCATTGCGGAAGGCTTGGCTCAACGCATTGTCAATAATGATGTTCCCGATGTGCTGGAAAATAAACAAGTGATCAGCTTGAGCATGGGAACCTTAGTGGCGGGAACCCGTTTCCGGGGTGAATTTGAAGAACGGCTAAAAACCATTGTTGAAGAAATTCGCACCGCCGGAAATATTATTTTAGTCATCGATGAACTTCATACAATGGTGGGTGCAGGGGCCATTGAAGGCACAATGGATGCGTCCAATATGCTGAAACCAGCTTTAGCGCGGGGTGAGTTGCAATGTTTGGGGGCGACGACCCTGGATGAATATCGCAAATATATTGAACGGGATGCAGCCTTAGAACGTCGGTTTCAACCGGTGATGGTGGGTGAACCCTCTGTTGAAGAAACCGTTGAAATTTTGTTTGGGTTGCGTCGTGCCTATGAACAACACCATCAATTAACCATTTCTGATCAAGCCTTGTATGCCGCCGCGACTTTATCCGACCGCTATATTAGCGATCGCTTTTTACCCGATAAAGCCATTGATTTAATTGATGAAGCGGGTTCACGAGTTCGGGTGATGAATTCTAAAGTTCCCCCTGAATTGCGGGAATTAAAACGGGAATTAACGAAAGTTATTGCAGAAAAAGAAACGGCGGTGAAGCTGCAAGATTTCGATAAAGCCAGCCAATTGCGCGATCGCGAATTAGAAATTAAAGACAAACTGGAAACCCCCAGTGAAAAAGTCAATTCTGCTTCTGGGTCTTTAATTGTTACCGAAGAAGATATCGCCGATGTGTTAGCGGCTTGGACAGGAATTCCAGTCAATAAATTAACGGAATCTGAATCGGTTAAATTATTGAAGTTGGAAGATATTTTACATCAACGATTAATTGGTCAACATGAAGCCGTCAATGCCGTTTCTCGCGCCATTCGTCGGGCTCGTGTGGGGTTAAAAAATCCCAATCGACCCATTGCCAGTTTCATTTTTTCTGGCCCTACAGGAGTCGGAAAAACGGAATTAACAAAAGCCTTAGCTGCCTATTTCTTTGGGTCAGAAGAAGCGATGATTCGTTTAGATATGTCGGAATATATGGAACGACATACGGTATCTAAATTAATCGGTTCTCCCCCAGGGTTTGTCGGTTATGATGAAGGCGGACAATTAACCGAAGCGGTGCGTCGTCGTCCCTATACGGTGGTGTTATTTGATGAAATTGAAAAAGCCCACCCGGATGTCTTCAATTTGTTATTACAAATCTTAGAAGATGGACGATTAACCGATGCTAAAGGTCGCGTTGTCAGTTTCAAAAACACCTTAATTATCATGACCTCTAACGTCGGGTCTAAGGTGATTGAAAAAGGCGGCGGCGGTTTAGGATTTGAGTGGTCAGCTTCGGAAGAAGATCAACAATATAACCGCATTCGTAACTTAGTCAATGAGGAACTGAAACAATATTTCCGTCCTGAATTCCTCAACCGTTTGGATGAAATTATTGTCTTCCGTCAATTACAGAAATCTGAAGTTAAGGAAATTGCAGATATCTTATTGCGAGAACTCTTAGCTCGGTTAACTGAACGGGAGATTACCTTAACGGTGAGTGAACGGTTTAAGGAACATTTAGTTAATGTTGGTTTTGATCCCAAGTATGGCGCAAGACCGTTACGTCGGGCGATTATGAATCTGTTAGAAGATGTTTTAGCAGAAGCATTATTAGCCGGAACCCTTAAAGATGGGGATAGCGCCTTGGTTGACTTAGATGCTGACGGGAAAGTTATTATTTTACCCGGAGAACAAGCCCTAAATTCAATGAGTGAATACGCTATTACTCACTCATAA
- the arfB gene encoding alternative ribosome rescue aminoacyl-tRNA hydrolase ArfB — translation MLEISKTVSIPENEIEMSAVRSQGAGGQNVNKVASAIHLRFNIIASSLPEHYKQRVLKINDQRITKEGVIVIKAQEHRTQEQNREEALQRLQTLIKSAIAIPKPRKPSKPTRSSQRKRLESKTKRSHLKMMRGKVDAE, via the coding sequence ATGCTAGAAATTTCTAAAACGGTAAGTATCCCAGAGAATGAAATTGAAATGAGTGCAGTTCGTTCTCAGGGTGCGGGGGGACAAAATGTTAATAAAGTTGCCAGTGCCATTCATCTACGCTTTAATATTATTGCTTCTTCATTACCTGAACATTACAAACAGCGAGTATTAAAGATTAATGATCAACGGATTACTAAAGAAGGGGTGATCGTGATCAAAGCTCAAGAACACCGTACTCAAGAACAGAATCGAGAAGAAGCATTACAACGACTTCAAACTTTAATTAAAAGTGCGATCGCTATTCCTAAACCCCGCAAACCCAGTAAACCCACTCGCAGTTCCCAAAGAAAGCGGCTGGAGAGTAAAACCAAGCGATCGCACCTAAAAATGATGCGCGGAAAAGTCGATGCAGAGTGA